The Diabrotica virgifera virgifera chromosome 10, PGI_DIABVI_V3a genome has a window encoding:
- the LOC114333190 gene encoding carboxy-terminal kinesin 2 — protein MIPRAINLIFNTIQDMDISKCHYVVTASFLEIYNENVKDLLNSDKNQKLEIMYNKGRGTSVPNLTLKEISSFEDFGKYQKRAQRNRTVAVTDVNQHSSRSHAVTKITIHGTKITSSSNEETVNETWTGSVNLVDLAGSEAMKSGSKARATETKHKSEFVNLEKCDCLTH, from the coding sequence ATGATTCCCAgagcaattaatttaattttcaacaCGATTCAAGATATGGACATTTCTAAATGCCATTATGTCGTTACAGCCAGCTTTTTAGAGATATACAATGAAAATGTAAAGGACTTGTTGAATTCTGATAAAAACCAGAAGTTAGAAATTATGTACAATAAAGGAAGAGGGACATCAGTTCCAAATTTAACACTAAAGGAAATTAGCTCGTTTGAAGATTTTGGAAAATACCAGAAGAGGGCTCAACGAAATAGAACGGTAGCGGTCACAGACGTTAACCAGCATAGCTCACGTTCGCACGCTGTTACGAAAATCACTATCCATGGGACGAAAATCACTTCTTCTTCAAACGAAGAAACTGTGAATGAAACTTGGACCGGTTCAGTCAACCTGGTAGACTTAGCCGGTTCGGAAGCAATGAAGTCAGGTAGTAAAGCTCGCGCAACCGAAACAAAACACAAATCAGAGTTTGTCAACCTTGAAAAATGTGATTGCCTTACGCACTAA